The sequence below is a genomic window from Chitinivibrionales bacterium.
TTTCGTTTCCAATAAAGAAAGAACCCTCATCGATGTCTGTAAAACAGCGGGAGCGCTCTGCAATATACCCACCCCGTATGCAAAAGGCGATGTTATGAAGGAACTGTTCGAATAAAATATATGAAGCGAATTCAATTTTCCTCGCTTCACTTCTGATCTGCACTTAAGAATGTATCCCGCATCTTTTTTCTAATCCGTCTTAATACTTATAAACAAACAAAAGCCGGGCATATCGCGGCTTCGCAGCGTGTCCATCGCCGCTATTTGCTTCCCCGCCTCAGCGTCGGTCGCCCCGGTGTCGCCAAACCGGCAGCATGTGCAGTTTGAGGTCGTTTATAGCCTGTTTGATGATTGCATCATCCAGGCATCGGTTGTTATTCTCTTTCGTAAATCCAAAAAGCGGAATCGTGCGGATAGGGTGCGGCGGCCGGCCGAACCCATGGGAACAAGGCCGGTCGAAAAAAAAGTTCCCCCTCGACCGGGAAGTCGAGGGGGAACCGCGCATATCGCCTGTCAATCTACTCGCGTTATTTTTCTATCCTCAAGCTCGAGAACAGGTATTGCTCTTCCAGGTTGGCGGCGGTTTGAAATTTCATTCGGTAGGCGTACAGGCCGTTTGGAAGATTGATGTTGTCCCACCGTACTTTGTTCCAGCCTCCACTCAGCGAGCTCGATGGGCTTTCAAGGGTCGCCACCAGTTTTCCAGAAAGCGTAAGGATATTTATGGTCACGCTCTTGGCCGGCTGGTAGAGAAAATAACTGAACATGGTCCAATGGGCAGCCGGATTGGGCTCATTTAAAATACGCTTGCTGTCGGCTATCCTATCTTCGGTTGCCGGTATTTTGAAAGTGAGGTCCGAGGAGTACGTGGCTTCCCCAGAGTTTGACCCGTATGACACGGCCCTGGCATGATACATAGCGCCTTTCTGGAGCCCGAATAATTGAATATCGTGGTTATAAACCATCTCGGTATTCAATCCGCTAAACATTCCATAATCAGTGGTCAAACCATACTGGATAGAAGATGTTGCCGGTATGTTCGTTTTCCAAGTGATCGTCACCTCTTGTGCCGTTACTTTAGCCGCAGTGTTCGACAAGACGGCATTTTCCCCGGCCTGGTTCAGTACGCCGGTCGACACTCCCATAAAATTCTGAGCGGTCTGGTTCGCGCTCAAAGCCGTAAAGGTCTTGCTCGGAGGGGTAAAGGTTATGCCGGCTTTGGTGGGCGTAACGGTATAGGTGCCCAATCCCAAACCGGAAAAAGTGTATGTCCCGTCGGTTTTGGTAGTATCGATCTTTGAAGCACCGCCTGACAAAGTAACAATGACGCCGGTAATTCCCGTGGCTGTTTTTGCCAATGCTCTTTTTCCGCTGGCGGTTGTGCCAATAATGCCGGATATGGTATAGGTATTCCCTTGTGCCAATGTGGTGGCGGTCCAATCGCTGGTGCCGCCGCTTTGCTGAACAGTCTTGCAATGGTCGGGAGCGCCGCCTCTAATGCAGTTGCTCAGGCAGCAGCCCTTTACTCCAAAAT
It includes:
- a CDS encoding fibronectin type III domain-containing protein, whose translation is MKKSRILRWSGYGLLAVLLLGVAVFLFLNKTSSSKIVLADEAKEHSIMLHNANGDHACDCFQPWISGVTISNITATSVDVSWTSGSVNGTTDGAGGTYQVPYGTTSAKSSIYPTTQPTVMYNQHTVTVPNLTPGTLYHFGVKGCCLSNCIRGGAPDHCKTVQQSGGTSDWTATTLAQGNTYTISGIIGTTASGKRALAKTATGITGVIVTLSGGASKIDTTKTDGTYTFSGLGLGTYTVTPTKAGITFTPPSKTFTALSANQTAQNFMGVSTGVLNQAGENAVLSNTAAKVTAQEVTITWKTNIPATSSIQYGLTTDYGMFSGLNTEMVYNHDIQLFGLQKGAMYHARAVSYGSNSGEATYSSDLTFKIPATEDRIADSKRILNEPNPAAHWTMFSYFLYQPAKSVTINILTLSGKLVATLESPSSSLSGGWNKVRWDNINLPNGLYAYRMKFQTAANLEEQYLFSSLRIEK